The Streptomyces sp. Je 1-332 genome has a window encoding:
- a CDS encoding deoxyribose-phosphate aldolase produces the protein MVDVTALVRTRAEHPEAIAEAAARRPRRPLLGDSGRLMIIAADHPARGALSVGGDKLAMANRADLLERLCLALSRPRVDGVLATADILEDLLLLGALDGKVVMGSMNRGGLAGASFELDDRFTGYRAEDIDRLGFDAGKLLLRVDYEDPGSLTTLHSSARAVDAMAARQLPVFVEPFLCRRAPEGGPPRNDLSAEAVTTSIAIASGLAGTSAYTWLKVPVTENPDDMARVMAASTLPAVLLGGDIGDDSDTAYEKWRGALQLPTVHGLVAGRTLLYPPDGDVAGAVDTAVGLL, from the coding sequence ATGGTTGACGTCACCGCACTCGTCCGGACCCGGGCCGAACACCCCGAGGCCATCGCCGAAGCCGCCGCCCGGCGCCCCCGGCGGCCCCTCCTCGGCGACAGCGGGCGGCTGATGATCATCGCCGCCGACCACCCCGCCCGTGGCGCCCTCTCCGTCGGCGGGGACAAGCTGGCCATGGCCAACCGCGCGGACCTCCTCGAACGGCTCTGCCTCGCCCTCTCGCGGCCCCGCGTGGACGGCGTGCTCGCCACCGCCGACATCCTCGAGGACCTGCTGCTGCTCGGCGCCCTCGACGGCAAGGTCGTCATGGGGTCGATGAACCGCGGCGGGCTGGCGGGGGCCTCGTTCGAGCTGGACGACCGGTTCACGGGGTATCGGGCCGAGGACATCGACCGGCTCGGGTTCGACGCGGGCAAGCTCCTGCTGCGGGTCGACTACGAAGACCCCGGCTCCCTCACCACCCTGCACTCCAGCGCCCGTGCCGTCGACGCCATGGCCGCCCGGCAACTGCCCGTCTTCGTCGAGCCGTTCCTCTGCCGCCGCGCCCCCGAGGGCGGACCGCCGCGCAACGACCTGAGCGCGGAGGCCGTCACCACGTCGATCGCCATCGCCTCGGGGCTCGCCGGGACGTCGGCGTACACCTGGCTGAAGGTCCCGGTGACCGAGAATCCGGACGACATGGCGCGCGTCATGGCGGCCTCGACCCTGCCCGCGGTCCTCCTGGGAGGTGACATCGGTGACGACAGCGACACCGCCTACGAGAAGTGGCGCGGGGCGCTTCAACTGCCCACCGTGCACGGGCTCGTCGCCGGGCGCACGCTGCTGTACCCGCCGGACGGCGACGTGGCGGGCGCCGTCGACACCGCCGTCGGACTGCTGTAG
- the iolB gene encoding 5-deoxy-glucuronate isomerase, with amino-acid sequence MTYVPKGSAAEGPYALELDPKRSGLDYSALRVVDIEPGTTHSFATGESEWIVLPLTGGCTVHAEGEIIELLGRRCVFSGVSDFAYVPRDAQIQIASGAGGRFALAGAKCERRLPARYGSAPEVSVEHRGSGTCAREVRNFASADAFDCDRLIAVEVITPGGNWSSYPPHKHDEHRPGVETELEEIYYFEIEADREGQEGFGYQRVFPSRPGGTDVLAEVRTGDAVLVPDGWHGPSIAQPGHSMYYLNVMAGPGEEREWKICFHPDHTEGYR; translated from the coding sequence ATGACATACGTACCGAAGGGGAGCGCGGCCGAAGGGCCCTACGCCCTCGAACTCGACCCCAAGCGGTCCGGTCTGGACTATTCCGCGCTGCGCGTGGTCGACATCGAACCCGGCACCACGCACTCCTTCGCCACCGGGGAGAGTGAATGGATCGTGCTGCCGCTGACCGGCGGCTGTACGGTGCACGCGGAAGGCGAGATCATCGAACTGCTGGGCCGTCGGTGCGTGTTCAGCGGAGTGAGCGACTTCGCCTACGTGCCGCGTGACGCCCAAATCCAGATCGCCTCCGGCGCGGGAGGCCGCTTCGCCCTGGCAGGAGCGAAGTGCGAGCGTCGACTCCCCGCCCGCTACGGCTCCGCGCCGGAGGTTTCCGTCGAGCACCGCGGCAGCGGCACCTGCGCCCGCGAGGTCCGCAACTTCGCGTCGGCCGACGCCTTCGACTGCGACCGCCTCATCGCCGTCGAGGTGATCACTCCCGGCGGCAACTGGTCCTCGTACCCGCCCCACAAGCACGACGAGCACCGCCCAGGCGTCGAGACCGAGCTCGAAGAGATCTACTACTTCGAGATCGAGGCCGACAGGGAAGGGCAGGAAGGCTTCGGCTACCAGCGGGTCTTCCCGTCGCGCCCCGGCGGCACCGACGTCCTCGCCGAGGTCCGTACGGGCGACGCCGTGCTCGTCCCCGACGGCTGGCACGGCCCCTCGATCGCCCAGCCGGGGCACAGCATGTACTACCTGAACGTGATGGCAGGGCCCGGCGAGGAGCGGGAGTGGAAGATCTGCTTCCACCCCGATCACACGGAGGGATACCGATGA
- the mmsA gene encoding CoA-acylating methylmalonate-semialdehyde dehydrogenase, with protein MTKTVNHWIGGKTVEGASGTYGPVTDPATGAVTTQVAFASVDEVDAAVASAREAYVTWGKSSLAKRTSVLFAFRALLDANRDAIAELITAEHGKVHSDALGEVARGLEIVDLACGITVQLKGELSTEVASRVDVSSIRQPLGVVAGITPFNFPAMVPMWMFPLAIACGNTFVLKPSEKDPSAAMKIAELLSEAGLPDGVFNVVHGDKVAVDALLEHPDVAAVSFVGSTPIARYIHTTATANGKRVQALGGAKNHMLVLPDADLDAAADAAVSAAYGSAGERCMAISAVVAVGSVGDELVAKIKERAEKIKIGPGNDPTSEMGPLITAAHRDKVASYVTGAAADGCEVVLDGTGHTVDGFEDGHWIGLSLLDRVPVTAEAYKDEIFGPVLCVLRVDTYEEGVALMNASPFGNGTAIFTRDGGAARRFQLEIEAGMVGVNVPIPVPVGYHSFGGWKDSLFGDHHIYGNDGTHFYTRGKVVTTRWPDPSDTPAGVDLGFPRNH; from the coding sequence ATGACGAAGACCGTCAACCACTGGATCGGTGGCAAGACTGTCGAGGGCGCGTCGGGTACGTACGGCCCGGTGACCGACCCCGCGACCGGCGCCGTCACCACGCAGGTCGCCTTCGCCTCCGTGGACGAGGTGGACGCCGCCGTCGCCTCCGCGCGTGAGGCGTACGTCACATGGGGCAAGTCGTCGCTCGCCAAGCGCACCTCGGTCCTCTTCGCCTTCCGCGCGCTGCTCGACGCCAACCGTGACGCGATCGCCGAGCTGATCACCGCCGAGCACGGCAAGGTGCACTCGGACGCGCTCGGCGAGGTCGCGCGCGGCCTGGAGATCGTGGACCTCGCGTGCGGCATCACGGTCCAGCTCAAGGGCGAGCTGTCGACGGAGGTCGCCTCGCGCGTGGACGTCTCGTCCATCCGCCAGCCGCTCGGTGTCGTCGCGGGCATCACGCCGTTCAACTTTCCGGCCATGGTGCCGATGTGGATGTTCCCGCTGGCCATCGCGTGCGGCAACACCTTCGTACTGAAGCCGTCGGAGAAGGACCCCTCGGCCGCGATGAAGATCGCGGAGCTGCTGAGCGAGGCCGGACTCCCGGACGGTGTCTTCAACGTCGTGCACGGCGACAAGGTGGCCGTCGACGCGCTCCTGGAGCACCCGGACGTGGCGGCCGTCTCCTTCGTCGGCTCCACCCCGATCGCCCGCTACATCCACACCACCGCGACCGCCAACGGCAAGCGCGTCCAGGCGCTCGGCGGCGCCAAGAACCACATGCTGGTCCTGCCGGACGCCGACCTCGACGCGGCGGCCGACGCGGCCGTGTCGGCGGCGTACGGCTCGGCGGGCGAGCGCTGCATGGCCATCTCGGCCGTCGTCGCGGTCGGCTCGGTCGGCGACGAGCTCGTCGCCAAGATCAAGGAGCGGGCCGAGAAGATCAAGATCGGCCCCGGCAACGACCCGACGTCGGAGATGGGTCCGCTGATCACCGCGGCCCACCGTGACAAGGTCGCCTCGTACGTCACCGGGGCCGCTGCCGATGGCTGCGAGGTCGTCCTCGACGGCACGGGACACACGGTCGACGGCTTCGAGGACGGCCACTGGATCGGCCTCTCGCTCCTGGACCGCGTGCCGGTCACGGCCGAGGCGTACAAGGACGAGATCTTCGGCCCCGTGCTGTGTGTCCTGCGCGTCGACACGTACGAGGAGGGCGTGGCGCTGATGAACGCCTCCCCCTTCGGCAACGGCACCGCGATCTTCACGCGCGACGGCGGCGCCGCGCGCCGCTTCCAGCTGGAGATCGAGGCCGGCATGGTGGGCGTGAACGTCCCGATTCCGGTGCCGGTCGGCTACCACTCCTTCGGTGGCTGGAAGGACTCGCTCTTCGGCGACCACCACATCTACGGCAACGACGGCACGCACTTCTACACCCGGGGCAAGGTGGTCACCACCCGCTGGCCCGACCCGTCGGACACGCCGGCCGGCGTGGACCTGGGCTTCCCGCGCAACCACTGA
- a CDS encoding L-lactate permease — protein MNAALATLPILVTLGLLAAKVRALYAALAALGTAGGLTAVVFHTPLAELGEAQLHMLPTLVELAGILFGGILLSELMSRTGAQARLGDRLGGASGPQSRAVLLVVFGVTPFAESLTGFGIGVVVAIPLLRRLGLAPAKAAVVGLLGLVTVPWGSLAPGSLVSAELGGVDFQELGVVSALLSAPVFLVCGAAALAVAFGIRRAASAAGELLLATGTLWLTVWAVNRFIGVPLAGVLGGLAVIAVLLLVSRLQERTNSPAAAPGEPVRRALAPYAFLVLGLLAGRAALTAASIEEGWWTVIAGPAGWLLLTTALTPRLLGVADEILPDAARSALSRWWQVTLTTAIFLILGTLLTVTGMSREMAEACAALGPAYLLLAPWIGAAGGFLAGSNTGANAMFAASQGAAAHALGYPALQLVGIQNVSAALASAGSVARVVLAAELATSTPGPDGSAAQAARQPKREPAPGDTATAVLEEPRTAPDTGHILRTVLATHAVVFLLLGAIALLWR, from the coding sequence ATGAACGCCGCCCTGGCCACCCTGCCCATCCTCGTCACTCTCGGCCTGCTCGCCGCCAAGGTCCGAGCGCTGTACGCGGCCCTGGCCGCCCTCGGCACCGCGGGCGGCCTCACCGCCGTCGTGTTCCACACCCCGCTCGCCGAACTCGGCGAAGCCCAGCTGCACATGCTGCCCACCCTCGTCGAACTCGCCGGAATCCTCTTCGGCGGCATCCTGCTCAGCGAGCTGATGTCCCGCACCGGCGCCCAGGCCCGCCTCGGCGACCGGCTCGGCGGAGCCAGCGGCCCACAGAGCCGCGCCGTCCTGCTCGTGGTGTTCGGCGTGACGCCGTTCGCCGAATCGCTCACCGGATTCGGCATCGGCGTCGTCGTGGCGATCCCCCTCCTGCGCCGCCTGGGTCTCGCACCCGCCAAGGCCGCCGTGGTGGGCCTGCTCGGCCTGGTCACCGTGCCGTGGGGCTCACTGGCCCCCGGCAGCCTGGTCTCCGCCGAACTGGGCGGTGTCGACTTCCAGGAACTCGGCGTCGTCTCCGCCCTGCTCTCCGCGCCCGTCTTCCTCGTCTGCGGCGCCGCGGCGCTCGCCGTCGCCTTCGGGATCCGACGCGCCGCGAGCGCCGCCGGCGAACTGCTGCTCGCCACCGGCACGTTGTGGCTCACCGTGTGGGCGGTCAACCGTTTCATCGGAGTACCACTGGCCGGCGTTCTCGGCGGCCTGGCCGTCATCGCGGTCCTGCTCCTGGTCTCGCGCCTCCAGGAGCGAACGAACAGCCCGGCGGCCGCGCCCGGCGAGCCCGTGCGCCGCGCCCTGGCGCCGTACGCCTTCCTCGTGCTCGGCCTGCTCGCCGGGCGCGCCGCGCTGACCGCGGCGAGCATCGAGGAAGGCTGGTGGACCGTCATCGCCGGACCCGCGGGCTGGCTGCTGCTCACCACCGCACTCACACCCCGGCTGCTCGGAGTCGCCGACGAGATACTGCCCGACGCGGCCCGCTCGGCCCTGTCCCGATGGTGGCAGGTCACCCTGACCACCGCGATCTTCCTGATCCTGGGCACGCTCCTCACCGTGACCGGCATGAGCCGCGAGATGGCCGAGGCCTGCGCGGCACTGGGCCCCGCCTACCTCCTGCTGGCCCCCTGGATCGGCGCGGCGGGCGGCTTCCTGGCCGGCTCCAACACCGGCGCCAACGCGATGTTCGCCGCCAGCCAGGGCGCAGCCGCACACGCCCTCGGCTACCCCGCCCTCCAACTCGTCGGCATCCAGAACGTCAGCGCCGCGCTCGCCTCCGCCGGATCAGTGGCCCGCGTGGTCCTCGCCGCCGAACTCGCCACCAGCACACCCGGCCCGGACGGCTCCGCTGCCCAGGCCGCCAGGCAGCCGAAGCGGGAACCCGCCCCTGGGGACACCGCGACCGCGGTGCTCGAAGAGCCGCGGACGGCCCCGGACACCGGCCACATCCTGCGCACCGTACTCGCCACGCACGCCGTGGTGTTCCTCCTGCTCGGCGCCATCGCACTGCTCTGGCGCTGA
- a CDS encoding alpha/beta fold hydrolase, whose protein sequence is MDLRLPRRRLLAAAAALAILAGAGTWTAAASDDGPAVHREDRMMRMPGAGGAKIDTSYFTAGDPDTKRPAVLIGHGFGGSKDDLRTQAEDLAEKGYAVLTWTARGFGKSTGKIGLNDPKGEVADARGLIDWLATRPEVQLDKKGDPRVGMTGASYGGAVSLLAAGYDDRVDAVAPQITYWNLSDALFPNGVFKKLWAGLFINTGGGCERFEKQLCEMYNRVAVAGKPDAEAKKLLAGRSPAAVGDRIKVPALLFQGQTDSLFPLGHADAISKAIRGNHAPVSVDWISGGHDGGDRETGRVEARVGSWFDRYLKDDKSVDTGPAFRVTRTGGVDSTDGGAQLRGASGDTYPGLENAQRDIPLSGREPQRVENPAGAAPPAISALPGAGGGGLNQLSSLGVGVSLDFPGQHAAFQSAPIKDDLRVTGSPQVRVHVKSDSEDAVFFGKVYDVGPGGGQKVLPSQLVSPIRVEGAKAGKDVTLTLPAVDHDLQKGHRLRLVLASTDLGYASPEQPATYTVSLKSDLKVPTAPGVKTAAAPLPAWVWWLPAAGAVIAVLLLLTARRRTAAPAPDPELAEVPLRITDLSKKYAKSTDRYAVRDVSFSVEKGQVLGLLGPNGAGKTTTLRMLMGLIRPDAGEIRVFGQAIRPGAPVLSRVGAFVEGAGFLPHLSGRENLELYWKATGRPAEDARMDEALEIAGLGDALARAVRTYSQGMRQRLAIAQAMLGMPDLLILDEPTNGLDPPQIREMREVMIRYASGGRTVIVSSHLLAEVEQSCTHLVVMDRGRLVQAGPVAEIIGSGDTLLVGLADAVSDPMVDKVAALPGVASAARADGGLLVRLDGTEAGSASRLLPELVRLELPVESMGPHRRLEDAFLTLIDGGTA, encoded by the coding sequence ATGGATCTACGACTGCCCAGGCGCAGACTGCTCGCCGCCGCGGCCGCCCTCGCCATTCTGGCGGGGGCGGGCACGTGGACGGCGGCGGCATCGGACGACGGGCCCGCCGTGCACCGTGAGGACCGCATGATGCGGATGCCGGGGGCGGGCGGCGCGAAGATCGACACGTCGTACTTCACCGCGGGTGACCCCGACACGAAGCGCCCCGCCGTCCTCATCGGCCACGGCTTCGGCGGCAGCAAGGACGACCTGCGCACCCAGGCCGAGGACCTCGCCGAGAAGGGGTACGCGGTCCTCACCTGGACCGCCCGCGGCTTCGGCAAGTCCACCGGCAAGATCGGGCTCAACGACCCGAAGGGCGAGGTCGCCGACGCCCGGGGGCTCATCGACTGGCTGGCGACCCGCCCCGAGGTGCAGCTGGACAAGAAGGGCGACCCCCGGGTGGGCATGACCGGCGCCTCGTACGGCGGCGCGGTCTCCCTCCTGGCCGCCGGGTACGACGACCGGGTGGACGCCGTCGCCCCCCAGATCACGTACTGGAACCTCAGCGACGCCCTCTTCCCGAACGGCGTGTTCAAGAAGCTGTGGGCCGGTCTCTTCATCAACACCGGCGGCGGCTGCGAGCGGTTCGAGAAGCAGCTGTGTGAGATGTACAACCGCGTCGCGGTCGCCGGGAAGCCGGACGCCGAGGCGAAGAAGCTCCTCGCCGGCCGCAGCCCCGCCGCCGTCGGCGACCGCATCAAGGTGCCCGCCCTGCTCTTCCAGGGCCAGACCGACTCCCTCTTCCCGCTCGGCCACGCCGACGCCATCTCCAAGGCGATCCGCGGCAACCACGCGCCCGTGTCCGTCGACTGGATCTCGGGCGGTCACGACGGCGGCGACCGCGAGACGGGGCGGGTCGAGGCACGCGTCGGATCGTGGTTCGACCGCTATCTGAAGGACGACAAGAGCGTGGACACGGGTCCCGCGTTCCGGGTCACGCGCACCGGAGGCGTCGACTCCACCGACGGAGGCGCGCAGCTGCGGGGCGCGAGCGGCGACACGTATCCCGGTCTGGAGAACGCGCAGCGGGACATCCCGCTCAGCGGGCGTGAGCCGCAGCGCGTGGAGAACCCCGCGGGGGCTGCGCCGCCCGCCATCTCCGCGCTCCCCGGCGCGGGCGGCGGCGGGCTCAACCAGCTCTCCTCGCTCGGCGTCGGCGTCTCCCTGGACTTCCCCGGCCAGCACGCCGCGTTCCAGTCGGCGCCGATCAAGGACGACCTGCGGGTCACCGGATCACCGCAGGTGCGGGTGCACGTCAAGTCCGACAGCGAGGACGCCGTGTTCTTCGGGAAGGTGTACGACGTCGGGCCGGGCGGCGGGCAGAAGGTACTGCCCTCGCAGCTGGTCTCGCCGATCCGCGTGGAGGGCGCGAAGGCGGGCAAGGACGTCACCCTCACCCTGCCCGCCGTCGACCACGACCTGCAGAAGGGCCACCGCCTGCGCCTCGTCCTCGCATCGACCGACCTGGGCTATGCCTCTCCCGAGCAGCCCGCCACGTACACGGTGTCCCTGAAGAGCGACCTGAAGGTCCCCACCGCGCCCGGCGTGAAGACGGCGGCGGCCCCGCTGCCCGCCTGGGTGTGGTGGCTCCCGGCGGCCGGAGCGGTCATCGCCGTGCTGCTCCTGCTCACCGCGCGGCGCCGGACGGCGGCGCCCGCCCCTGACCCGGAGCTGGCGGAAGTGCCGCTGCGGATCACGGACCTGAGCAAGAAGTACGCCAAGTCGACGGACCGTTACGCGGTCCGTGATGTCTCCTTCAGCGTCGAGAAGGGCCAGGTGCTCGGCCTCCTGGGTCCGAACGGCGCCGGCAAGACGACGACCCTGCGCATGCTCATGGGCCTGATCCGCCCCGACGCGGGCGAGATCCGCGTCTTCGGGCAGGCGATCAGGCCGGGCGCCCCGGTCCTCTCCCGGGTCGGCGCGTTCGTCGAGGGCGCGGGCTTCCTGCCGCACCTCTCCGGGCGCGAGAACCTGGAGCTGTACTGGAAGGCCACCGGGCGCCCCGCCGAGGACGCCCGCATGGACGAGGCGTTGGAGATCGCCGGGCTCGGCGACGCGCTGGCCCGCGCGGTGCGGACGTACTCGCAGGGCATGCGGCAGCGGCTCGCGATCGCCCAGGCCATGCTCGGCATGCCGGACCTGCTGATCCTCGACGAACCGACCAACGGCCTCGACCCGCCCCAGATCCGCGAGATGCGCGAGGTGATGATCCGGTACGCGTCGGGCGGCCGCACGGTCATCGTCTCCAGCCACCTCCTCGCGGAGGTCGAGCAGTCCTGCACCCACCTGGTCGTCATGGACCGCGGACGCCTGGTCCAGGCGGGCCCGGTCGCGGAGATCATCGGCTCCGGCGACACCCTGCTCGTCGGCCTCGCGGACGCCGTCTCCGACCCCATGGTCGACAAGGTGGCCGCGCTGCCCGGCGTGGCATCCGCGGCCCGCGCGGACGGCGGCCTCCTCGTACGTCTCGACGGCACGGAGGCAGGCAGCGCGAGCCGGCTGCTGCCCGAACTGGTACGCCTGGAGCTGCCGGTGGAGTCCATGGGCCCCCACCGCCGCCTCGAGGACGCGTTCCTGACCCTGATCGACGGAGGCACGGCATGA
- the iolD gene encoding 3D-(3,5/4)-trihydroxycyclohexane-1,2-dione acylhydrolase (decyclizing), with translation MTSIRLTTAQALVRFLSRQFTERDGERQRLIGATWGIFGHGNVAGIGQALVEYGDEMPFHQGRNEQAMVHAAVGYARQSGRLSTHAVTTSIGPGATNLVTGAALATVNHLPVLLLPGDIFAARPADPVLQQLEVPYAGDVSVNDCLRPVSRYFDRVTRPEALIPAALAAMRVLTDPADTGAVTLALPQDVQAEAYDWPEEFFAERVWGVRRQEPDPLELAAAARAVREARRPLIVAGGGVHHSAAEEALRELVDATGIPVASTQAGKGSLRFDHPADVGGIGHTGTATADELARTADLVIGVGTRYSDFTTASGTLFETPDVRFLNLNIAAFDGHKMAGTPLIADARAGLEALTAALKEWRVPPAYVAEYTEDKARWEQRVDAAYAAGEPDVRPTQIQVLGLLDELVGDEDVIINAAGSLPGDLHKLWRARSPRQYHVEYGYSCMGYEIPASIGVALAAPERPVWALVGDGTYLMMPTEIVTAVQENIPVKVVILQNHGYASIGGLSESVGGERFGTAYRYREADGTYTGAPLPVDLAANAASLGMRVIRARTVADLRDALARARAADGPTCVYVETETADTVSPPPPAQAWWDVPVAETADRPSAVEARKEYDRHVSARRRHL, from the coding sequence ATGACCTCGATCAGGCTGACCACCGCGCAGGCCCTCGTCCGCTTCCTGTCCCGGCAGTTCACCGAACGCGACGGCGAGCGGCAGCGGCTCATCGGCGCCACCTGGGGCATCTTCGGGCACGGCAACGTGGCTGGCATCGGCCAGGCGCTCGTCGAGTACGGCGACGAGATGCCCTTCCACCAGGGCCGCAACGAACAGGCCATGGTGCACGCCGCCGTCGGGTACGCACGCCAGTCCGGCCGCCTGTCCACGCACGCCGTCACCACCTCCATCGGCCCCGGCGCGACCAACCTCGTCACCGGCGCCGCGCTCGCGACCGTCAACCACCTGCCCGTCCTCCTCCTGCCCGGCGACATCTTCGCGGCCCGCCCCGCCGACCCGGTGCTCCAGCAGCTCGAAGTCCCGTACGCGGGTGACGTGTCGGTCAACGACTGCCTGCGCCCGGTGTCGCGGTACTTCGACCGGGTCACACGGCCCGAGGCCCTGATCCCGGCCGCGCTCGCCGCGATGCGCGTGCTCACCGACCCGGCGGACACCGGCGCCGTCACCCTCGCGCTTCCGCAGGACGTACAGGCGGAGGCGTACGACTGGCCGGAGGAGTTCTTCGCCGAGAGGGTGTGGGGCGTACGCCGTCAGGAGCCCGATCCGCTTGAACTGGCCGCCGCAGCAAGGGCCGTGCGCGAGGCGCGGCGCCCGTTGATCGTCGCGGGCGGCGGGGTCCACCACAGCGCGGCCGAGGAGGCGCTGCGGGAGCTCGTGGACGCGACCGGCATCCCCGTCGCCTCCACCCAGGCGGGCAAGGGATCCCTGCGGTTCGACCACCCCGCGGACGTCGGCGGCATCGGGCACACGGGCACGGCCACCGCCGACGAACTCGCCCGCACCGCCGACCTGGTGATCGGCGTCGGCACCCGCTACAGCGACTTCACGACCGCTTCCGGCACGCTCTTCGAGACGCCGGACGTCCGCTTCCTGAACCTCAACATCGCCGCGTTCGACGGCCACAAGATGGCGGGCACACCGCTCATCGCGGACGCACGCGCCGGTCTGGAGGCGCTGACCGCAGCCCTGAAGGAGTGGCGGGTGCCGCCCGCGTACGTCGCCGAGTACACCGAGGACAAGGCGCGGTGGGAGCAGCGGGTCGACGCGGCCTACGCGGCCGGTGAACCCGACGTACGGCCCACGCAGATCCAAGTCCTGGGGCTGCTGGACGAGTTGGTCGGGGACGAGGACGTGATCATCAACGCGGCGGGGTCCCTGCCCGGCGATCTCCACAAGCTGTGGAGGGCGCGCTCGCCCCGCCAGTACCACGTCGAGTACGGCTACTCCTGCATGGGATACGAGATCCCCGCCTCGATCGGCGTCGCCCTCGCGGCGCCGGAGCGGCCGGTCTGGGCGCTGGTGGGCGACGGGACGTATCTGATGATGCCCACCGAGATCGTCACGGCCGTCCAGGAGAACATCCCGGTCAAGGTCGTGATCCTGCAGAACCACGGGTACGCGTCCATCGGCGGGCTCTCCGAGTCCGTGGGCGGCGAGCGCTTCGGCACGGCCTACCGCTACCGGGAGGCGGACGGGACGTACACCGGCGCCCCGCTGCCCGTCGACCTCGCGGCCAACGCGGCCTCGCTCGGGATGCGGGTGATCCGCGCCAGAACAGTGGCTGACCTGCGCGATGCCCTCGCACGGGCGCGGGCGGCCGACGGTCCCACATGTGTCTACGTGGAGACGGAAACGGCAGACACAGTGTCGCCCCCGCCCCCGGCGCAGGCGTGGTGGGATGTGCCCGTGGCCGAGACCGCGGACCGACCGTCGGCGGTCGAGGCCAGGAAAGAGTACGACCGGCACGTCTCAGCCCGACGCCGCCACCTGTGA
- a CDS encoding ABC transporter permease, whose translation MSAPAPLTEPGTERATAPGYRPGRTLPLRVEAVRQLKRRRTLVMGGVMALLPFVLVLAFTIAGSPESRSGRVTLMDTATASGANFAATCLFVSAGFLLVIPVALFCGDTVASEASWSSLRYLLAAPVPRARLLWSKLAVALGLSAAAMILLPLIALAVGTAVYGWGPLQIPTGGALPAGTAAQRLVIVVAYIFVSQLVTAALAFWLSTKTDAPLGAVGGAVGLTIVGNVLDAVTALGSWRDFLPAHWQFAWADAIQPRPEWGGMIQGSAVSVAYALVLFALAFRGFARKDVVS comes from the coding sequence ATGAGCGCCCCAGCCCCACTCACGGAGCCGGGCACGGAACGCGCCACGGCCCCCGGCTACCGCCCCGGCCGTACGCTGCCGCTGCGCGTCGAAGCGGTCCGCCAGCTGAAGCGGCGCCGGACGCTGGTCATGGGCGGCGTGATGGCCCTGCTGCCCTTCGTGCTGGTCCTCGCGTTCACCATCGCCGGATCCCCGGAGTCCCGAAGCGGCCGGGTGACGCTGATGGACACGGCCACGGCATCGGGCGCGAACTTCGCGGCCACGTGTCTGTTCGTGTCGGCGGGCTTCTTGCTGGTCATCCCGGTCGCGCTGTTCTGCGGGGACACGGTCGCGTCGGAGGCCAGCTGGTCGTCACTGCGCTACCTACTGGCGGCTCCCGTCCCACGGGCCCGCCTCCTGTGGTCGAAGCTGGCGGTCGCGCTCGGCCTCAGCGCGGCGGCGATGATCCTTCTCCCACTGATCGCCCTCGCGGTCGGGACGGCGGTCTACGGCTGGGGCCCGCTACAGATCCCGACGGGCGGCGCCCTGCCCGCGGGCACGGCGGCGCAGCGCCTGGTGATCGTCGTGGCGTACATCTTCGTCTCCCAACTGGTCACCGCGGCCCTGGCCTTCTGGCTCTCGACGAAGACGGACGCCCCCCTGGGCGCGGTGGGCGGCGCGGTGGGCCTGACCATCGTCGGCAACGTCCTGGACGCGGTAACGGCACTGGGCAGCTGGCGCGACTTCCTCCCGGCGCACTGGCAGTTCGCCTGGGCGGACGCGATCCAGCCCCGCCCCGAGTGGGGCGGAATGATCCAGGGCTCGGCGGTGTCGGTGGCGTATGCGCTGGTGCTGTTCGCGTTGGCGTTCAGGGGGTTCGCGCGGAAGGACGTGGTGTCGTAG